A region from the Ananas comosus cultivar F153 unplaced genomic scaffold, ASM154086v1, whole genome shotgun sequence genome encodes:
- the LOC109706341 gene encoding rho guanine nucleotide exchange factor 8-like: MVRFLKRGHSLEKWSRGGAKEMFEIGGVGGNGSAAAASTGGASETTVRSRHGGAAANGGREGPPSDMELMKERFAKLLLGEDMSGSGKGVSSALAISNAITNLAASVFGEHRKLEPIPPELRARWRKEVDWLLSVTDHIVEFVPSAQTTKDGQSMEIMITQQRRDLQMNIPALKKLDAMLIGFLDNFKDQTEFWYVKADSEESDEGSAQRKGDKWWLPTVKVPSNGLSEMSRKWLQYQKESANQVLKAAMAINAQVLMEMEVPEVYIESLPRNGRASLGDVIYKSITVDTDFDPEEFLASMDLSTEHNVLDLKNRIEASIVIWKRKMHNKDGKSSWGSMVSLEKREAFEERAETILHLLKHKFPGIPQSSLDISKIQYNKDAGHAILESYSRILESLAFSVMSRIEDVLYADSLTQDPSLKDSTRRYSLSDSETPAGPAKKLDPKVEMEKLKEAPNSMTLWDFMGWHFDSEESKTKEDETADLKKPPKIEPTKKFSYIEKVEHLGGLRSPTARH; this comes from the exons ATGGTCCGGTTCCTGAAGAGGGGGCACAGCCTTGAGAAGTGGTCGCGAGGTGGTGCGAAGGAGATGTTCGAAATCGGTGGTGTGGGCGGGAATGGTTCAGCGGCTGCAGCATCGACTGGCGGGGCATCGGAGACAACTGTAAGGTCTCGCCATGGCGGTGCCGCCGCCAATGGTGGTCGGGAGGGGCCTCCTTCAG ATATGGAGCTAATGAAGGAGAGATTCGCGAAGCTTCTTCTTGGAGAGGACATGTCAGGCTCCGGAAAAGGAGTTTCCTCAGCTCTTGCTATCTCCAATGCCATCACAAATCTCGCCG CCTCAGTTTTCGGTGAACACCGGAAATTGGAACCAATACCTCCCGAGTTGAGGGCACGATGGAGGAAAGAAGTCGATTGGCTTCTATCCGTCACTGATCACATTGTCGAGTTTGTTCCTTCGGCACAGACAACAAAAGATGGACAAAGCATGGAG ATAATGATAACCCAGCAACGAAGAGATCTTCAGATGAACATCCCTGCATTGAAAAAGCTAGATGCGATGCTCATA GGTTTTCTCGACAACTTTAAAGATCAGACTGAATTTTGGTATGTAAAGGCCGACAGTGAAGAGTCGGATGAGGGGAGTGCTCAAAGGAAAGGCGACAAGTGGTGGCTTCCAACTGTGAAAGTCCCGTCTAACGGTCTTTCTGAGATGTCGAGAAAATGGCTGCAATACCAAAAGGAGTCTGCGAACCAAGTGCTCAAGGCGGCTATGGCGATAAATGCTCAGGTTCTTATGGAAATGGAGGTCCCTGAGGTCTACATTGAATCACTACCAAgg AATGGGAGGGCAAGCCTTGGAGATGTGATATACAAGAGCATAACAGTTGATACTGACTTCGACCCTGAGGAATTCCTCGCATCGATGGACCTGTCGACGGAGCACAATGTCCTCGACCTCAAGAACCGAATCGAGGCGTCTATAGTCATTTGGAAGAGGAAGATGCACAACAAGGATGGCAAGTCCTCATGGGGTTCGATGGTCAGCCTGGAGAAGCGGGAGGCGTTCGAAGAGAGAGCAGAGACCATCTTACATCTCCTCAAGCACAAATTCCCTGGCATCCCTCAGTCCTCCCTCGACATCAGCAAGATCCAATACAATAAA GACGCCGGGCACGCCATTCTTGAAAGCTACTCACGTATTCTAGAAAGCTTAGCATTCAGCGTGATGTCGCGAATTGAAGACGTCCTCTACGCCGATTCCCTCACTCAAGACCCATCCCTCAAGGACTCAACCAGAAGGTACTCGTTATCAGATTCGGAGACACCGGCAGGACCCGCGAAGAAATTGGACCCCAAAGTAGAGATGGAGAAGTTGAAAGAAGCGCCGAATTCAATGACACTATGGGACTTCATGGGTTGGCATTTCGATTCGGAGGAATCCAAAACGAAGGAAGATGAGACCGCGGACTTGAAGAAGCCACCAAAAATCGAGCCAACCaagaaattttcttatatagagAAAGTTGAGCACTTGGGGGGCTTGAGAAGCCCGACGGCTCGTCATTAA